actgataacacctctatatacagtggatagcccaggatccgccattcacaataggtgatgtcacagctcacctcctcctcctgtacaatgactgataacacctctatatacagtagataacacaggatccaccattcacaatagatgatgtcacagctcacctcctcctcctgtacaatgactgataacacctctatatacagtggatagcacaggatccaccattcacaataggtgatgtcacagctcacctcctcctcatcctgtacaatgactgataacacctctatatacagtagataacacaggatccaccattcacaataggtgatgtcacagctcacctcctcctcctgtacaatgactgataacacctctatatacaggagataacacaggatccaccattcacaataggtgatgtcacagctcaccttctcatcccttcaTAATGTATTTTATCCTACATTTGTTTATTTCCATATTTGTAATTTAGAGGATAACTTACTAATCAACGTGGCTCTGACCTTGGGGCTGCAAGCGATGCCTAAAACAGAGTCCTGGATACTGGAAACTGATTTTTTCATAGTCCCATCTTGAAAGGAGTGGAGGTTCGGTCGCTCGATATTCACTCTAATTACTGTCAATAGGACTGGCAAATAAATCAAAGTCCAGTGCTTCGCTATTTATGGCAGTGCCATAGACAATGAACAGAGAGGAGATCGAGTGTTTGCATCTCTGCTCCCTTAAAATGGGACTTTACAGAACTCATTTCTCAGGGTTCAGAGTCTGATTTTTGGGTTCCTTACAATCAGATTCCATTGATTTTGTGAATTTGGACTCATACCcatatgtgtgaaaaaaaagttccaatattaggactgaaaaaaaagaacgagtgtcatgcattttttatgcgagtacaatccgatttttcacacctagcatccaatttacatccgaatgcagtgtgattttaacatgagcttttacatacagcagttctctgtcatttacacatcgcttTCAAaggaaacacacaaacaaacacacaaacaaacacacactatatatgtacagtggggcaaaaaagtatttagtcagtcagcaatagtgcaagttccaccacttaaaaagatgagaggcgtctgtaatttacatcataggtagacctcaactatgggagacaaactgagaaaaaaaaaatccagaaaatcacattgtctgtttttttaacattttatttgcatattatggtggaaaataagtatttggtcagaaacaaaatttcatctcaatactttgtaatatatcctttgttggcaatgacagaggtcaaacattttctgtaagtcttcacaaggttgccacacactgttgttggtatgttggcccattcctccatgcagatctcctctagagcagtgatgtttttggcttttcgcttggcaacacggactttcaactccctccaaaggttttctatagggttgagatctggagactggctaggccactccaggaccttgaaatgcttcttacgaagccactccttcgttgccctggcggtgtgctttggatcattgtcatgttgaaagacccagccacgtttcatcttcaatgcccttgctgatggaaggaggtttgcactcaaaatctcacgatacatggccccattcattctttcatgtacccggatcagtcgtcctggcccctttgcagagaaacagccccaaagcatgatgtttccaccaccatgctttacagtaggtatggtgtttgatggatgcaactcagtattctttttcctccaaacacgacaagttgtgtttctaccaaacagttccagtttggtttcatcagaccataggacattctcccaaaactcctctggatcatctaaatgctctctagcaaacttcagacgggcccggacatgtactggcttaagcagtgggacacgcctggcactgcaggatctgagtccatggtggcgtagtgtgttacttatggtaggccttgttacattggtcccagctctctgcagttcattcactaggtccccccgcgtggttctgggatttttgctcaccgttcttgtgatcattctgaccccacggggtgggattttgcgtggagccccagatcgagggagattatcagtggtcttgtatgtcttccattttctaattattgctcccactgttgatttcttcactccaagctggttggctattgcagattcagtcttcccagcctggtgcagggctacaattttgtttctggtgtcctttgacagctctttggtcttcaccatagtggagtttggagtcagactgtttgagggtgtgcacaggtgtctttttatactgataacaagtttaaacaggtgcaattactacaggtaatgagtggaggaaagaggagactcttaaagaagaagttacaggtctgtgagagccagaaatcttgattgtttgtttctgaccaaatacttattttccaccataatatgcaaaaaaaatgttaaaaaaacagacaatgtgattttctggatttttttttctcagtttgtctcccatagttgaggtctacctatgatgtaaattacagacgcctctcatctttttaagtggtggaacttgcactattgctgactgactaaatacttttttgccccactgtatattagatagagagagataaatgaaaagccgtcaattcagcagccgcgtacagtaaaatctggGCGGcggagagctgatgttttttagcctgtggggggcaatatccatgggccccttcctaggctattaatattagcctatAAATAATATGAACAGAGCCACATGCAAGTCCAAGGGCGGACAGAAAAGACTCCCAGACAATACATATATAATCAGAAAAGGAGTCACCAAACTGCCATTAAAGGTATATAAAAATCCATCATTTATTAATAAACATAACAGTAAAATACTAAGATGACATACAGAAAACTCTAAGTCATAATCGGGTAATAACGTGAATAACGGACATAGGTAACAGGCACCAAATACCACACCTAGAGTTTACGACTAGAGGTCACAAGTTCGCTAACCAAGTTCTCCCATACATGGTAACACATAGACAATCCCTATGAAAAATGTAAATCTACAGCGGTAtataggactggacctcacccatatTAGTCGTGGTGTGTATATGgcagcgccagcccctacgcgcgtttcgcgtaggctacagccccccgaagaagcctacgcgaaacgcgcataGGGGCTGGCGCTGCCATATACACACCACGACTAatatgggtgaggtccagtcctataTACCGCTGTAGATTTACATTTTTCATAGGGATTGTCTATGTGTTACCATGTATGGGAGAACTTGGTTAGCGAACTTGTGACCTCTAGTCGTAAACTCTAGGTGTGGTATTTGGTGCCTGTTACCTATGTCCGTTATTCACGTTATTACCCGATTATGACTTAGAGTTTTCTGTATGTCATCTTAGTATTTTACTGTTATGTTTATTAATAAATGATGGATTTTTATATACCTTTAATGGCAGTTTGGTGACTCCTTTTCTGATTATATATTAATATTAGCCTGCAGCTGTCTatctaacctttgctggttattaatgatAGGGGGACCCTTCGTAttttgtattttttgggggggtcccccattttaatagccaggaaaggttaagtatacagctgtgagctgatattagtagcctgggaagctccataggtattaccTCCTTCCCATGCTATAAACATTAGCCtcaagccatcggctttccctctgctggtttggaaaattacatgggagcccacacaatttttttcagaaaatactaatttattaattaaatacatgtatagtaagctgaccgcacactgcactaattgtatatgtcactgacattgatatatctattctatgcgtactgtatatactgtatgtaatctatctATTCCATTACGTAgagtcctgctgtgattttaccacTGAACTTTTaattggtgtgtaaaaatcggacggtACTCGCATGGTCCATATGCCGTGTGATTTTTTGCTCGCGGACATTGATGTGCATTGGAGAGTTTCGTCCAAGATAcgctgcaaatcgcagcatgctgcgattttttttcgcagtatgctttcagctgagaaaaaaaaattgcagatgagatgtcacccattgaataacattggtcaaagtgcaatccgatttttttgtagtctgtttttctcacaaatgagtatgagcTCTTACCCGCtacctcagtggttagcacttcagccCTGCAGCCCCCGCCGAGGTCTTAGGTTCAAATTAGGTATATGCCATGGCCAAGAAACCATACGGAGACAGAAGGGCAGGACTCCTCCTTAGGTGGGGTACAGTGTAACAACTCTGGCTGCTAGAGCCAAGTTAACTGGCAGACATTTTCATCGGGGGCACCGGGTATACAGGTCAGGTATACAGGTCGGGTATACAGGTCGGTGTATAACGCTGTGTAACAGGTTTAGTATAATAGTCGCTTACCGTCTTCTGTGGTTTGATTGCACATCACAGGGCTGAACTTGCCAGCCTTGTGAAACTGAGGCACGTAGGCTTGGACCTTCACGCAGTAGACAGTCCACGTTTTTAAGTCATGAAGAATTTCTGTGTTGTCTTCTGTAGTTATATTTAAAACCtggaataaaatgcaaaaaaaaaagcagaatgaaAAGCTGAAAATATACAAAATGGAATATAGCAGACTCAGTGACATCTATGGTAGAATATAACGGGCACGCTCTGTGACATATGCAGAGGTCACTGCGCAGGGAGGAGGGAGGAAACGCTCAAGTGTCCTCATCAGCTTCTATGATTCTATGTTCTCTGCATACAGCTGTAAATCTGCCTTAATATATTTTATTATAACCCCTCCCTCTCATGATAATAAGACAACTGCGGCCCACCCCAAGCTGAAAAGTGTCATTCTCTGCCAATATATTcagcttggaaaaaaaaaatgtaaaaagttatcGCCTATCTGCAGGCTAGATTGCTGATTTCTAGGTCTCCAAAGGATTCTGAGAGCAGGGATGTAATGGGGCAGCAGTCGCGTGCGCATCGTTCTGTACATTGTCTATAGGGCTGCAGGACATGGCTGAGTTCAGCACCCTCCTATCTCCGGTGGTCTCGACCATACATTACTTACATGTGCAGGGTCAGATTCCTTCCAGTAAAACACCCTGTAAGTCAGCTCCCCATATCTCTCCTTTATCGACCTTCCGATAAAGTATTCTTCGGAATTTACAAAGGGGCCGTTAAAACTGACGTCCAGGTATCCCGACCTTGAGGAGACTGTTGTGTTTGGAGCTCCGATTATTGCTTGATAAAAGAAAATGGATATAATATGATCTAATGGTAGAATCTGGTATATTATTATAATAATGCCCACAGTCAGATACACACAGTAGGAGACTTTACTGGTGCAATGTGGGAATAAAGCCCATGATTTATTTTACAAAATATCTGTCCCAAATTCTGCAAATCCTAAAAGGTATAAACATACTGTAGTAAATAAACTGCATAAAGATCAAGAAGTGTTTGTAATTTGAAAGATAAAAACGATgactattacaattttttttttaaatgcacacaGATATAGAAAATAGAATTAAGAGGTGTCCCAaaccacaaaaactacaaaaagggagGTCAGCTGAAACAATATACATTAATACACAGACAAATATAAATGCATGGCAACATGTGTCCTGTCCATCAATTTACAATGTTACACTACTACACAGGAAGAATCacgagtgaaacgcgcgtcggggtcaggttAGCGTTCTACTCGGCATCTTATTCCCGAAGCAGGACAAACCCAGGTAATATATGCTTGGCACAGGCTATTGTGACTCTAGTGCAAATATTGGGGAATAGGAATACATTCTCAACAATTGCTATTATTGTGattcattcttagacactgctctaCCAGCGGAATGTTTTTTCTCTGCATTTACCATCACATGCTACCACATTGCCTATTTGGCAACAGGTATATTTTTTGTTTAAGCACAAGCCCCCTGTTTAGCTCTATGGTAGTGTG
The Ranitomeya imitator isolate aRanImi1 chromosome 3, aRanImi1.pri, whole genome shotgun sequence genome window above contains:
- the LOC138672644 gene encoding interleukin-10 receptor subunit beta-like isoform X2 gives rise to the protein MDYHYGLLIFICGWIPGFGKLPIPTNVTMESINFRNILRWNRPAELGGNVSYTVQYKMDFSSERDDYKYICERTHKQQCDSSIITYKSYVRVRTELNSKQSDWVTIHFDPDHQTIIGAPNTTVSSRSGYLDVSFNGPFVNSEEYFIGRSIKERYGELTYRVFYWKESDPAHVLNITTEDNTEILHDLKTWTVYCVKVQAYVPQFHKAGKFSPVMCNQTTEDAESILRKKIAACCDLQRILDETLQCTSMSASKKSHGIWTMRVPSDFYTPIKSSVVKSQQDST